One genomic region from Candidatus Gastranaerophilales bacterium encodes:
- a CDS encoding AAA family ATPase, producing the protein MKRVFVKTKNVKNFITMMNNLQQRADGVPGMGLLYGEPGLGKTQAVNWWAMKNDAIVVRCSNLMSVRWLLSEVVEELGEMPYYSTAESFKLIVQKLINEPRIIIFDEIDYLTSEHNVIETIRDIHDKTNVPVVLVGMAQANTRLIRYKHLYDRISEIVRFEPFTKGDLNQILKELAEVELTDCAIKFIHSKTNRFRQIVKIINKAEILAKANGLTTIDEIILKEVVKDETTDSEAIEASN; encoded by the coding sequence ATGAAACGAGTTTTTGTAAAAACTAAAAATGTAAAAAACTTTATCACTATGATGAATAACTTACAGCAAAGGGCTGATGGGGTCCCAGGGATGGGGCTTTTGTATGGTGAACCAGGGCTTGGAAAAACTCAAGCCGTAAACTGGTGGGCAATGAAAAATGATGCAATTGTCGTCAGGTGCAGTAACTTGATGTCAGTGCGGTGGCTTTTATCAGAAGTAGTAGAAGAGCTTGGGGAAATGCCTTATTATTCAACGGCAGAGAGTTTCAAACTGATTGTTCAAAAACTTATAAACGAACCTCGGATAATTATTTTTGATGAGATTGATTACCTGACAAGTGAACATAATGTGATTGAAACTATAAGGGATATTCACGATAAAACTAATGTCCCGGTTGTTCTTGTCGGTATGGCACAAGCAAACACTCGTTTGATTCGCTACAAACACCTCTATGACAGAATATCTGAAATAGTTAGATTTGAACCTTTTACAAAAGGTGATTTAAATCAAATTTTAAAAGAACTTGCAGAGGTTGAACTCACCGACTGTGCCATAAAATTTATTCATTCAAAAACAAATCGTTTCAGGCAAATTGTGAAAATTATAAATAAAGCTGAGATTTTGGCAAAGGCTAACGGACTGACTACAATTGACGAAATTATTCTTAAGGAGGTGGTTAAAGATGAAACAACAGATAGCGAAGCTATTGAAGCGTCAAACTAA
- a CDS encoding helix-turn-helix transcriptional regulator, protein MKKTTVIPIPVQKALKTFGANLKEARIKRRLTMKLVAERAGIKTDTLSKVEKGSVTVSMGIYAKVLFVLGLVENIYEIANPDKDEVGKILESENLPKRVRYKKQES, encoded by the coding sequence ATGAAAAAGACAACAGTTATTCCAATCCCTGTACAAAAAGCTTTAAAAACATTCGGCGCTAATTTAAAAGAAGCAAGAATAAAGCGCCGACTCACGATGAAGCTTGTCGCAGAACGTGCAGGTATAAAAACAGACACTTTATCTAAAGTTGAAAAGGGAAGTGTAACTGTTTCAATGGGTATTTATGCAAAAGTTTTATTTGTATTAGGTTTAGTAGAAAATATTTATGAAATTGCAAACCCCGACAAAGACGAAGTAGGGAAAATATTAGAAAGTGAAAACTTGCCCAAAAGGGTTCGTTATAAAAAACAAGAAAGCTGA
- a CDS encoding transposase family protein gives MANINNINTENTWLDVETVAKLKNISKRGIRLSLNQDKYEYKVEKVRGGKTYKIKLSSLEEEYQIKYIKEYYNDLTYVDGEIIELQNLNIKQEKLISQVQKQRALAKYDIVMCWLEFRRSYKKNKIEKANSDKKFVELYNTGILHENIFKTLGRISFGSLYRWRSLIKFSDDWTALVGQYKYSTSKEYNTSLNEEQVKIFLKILLSPNSFSIGKSISLTKHILSERGYEILPKDVTFRRYAEWFRDANYDKWILAREGQKALKDKVEPYIVRNASLLKTGQVLIADGHTLNFQVINPFTGRPCRATLLGFLDWKSGGLVGYDIMLEECTQNIASALRNAILNLDHVPDFVYQDNGRAFKSKFFNGDKKFEELGFTGIYQKLGIKPVYAVPYNARAKVIERFFLDFQEGFEKLMPSYIGTSIENKPAYMKRNEKLHRALHEKNHFIPTIEQAMGLINEWLKYKHAQPCTNAEGKTIQEVLDDVEKQNICEKQLDDLMLAQEVKHIGRNGIRFLKADYFDEALYGVKGQAIIKYSLSNLRYIKVYSIKGEFICRADRVTETHPLAVQMGDINDIEDFKHKIEKQQKLRRKTIKAVKEHFKLDDLELIEKELVNKMLIKDNLNLPKKVATETKLIPKVKTSIVARPIFKSNFERYDWHMKYGCISQDDRTWLASYIKSEEYKEIYEI, from the coding sequence ATGGCAAACATTAATAATATTAATACAGAAAACACTTGGCTTGATGTTGAGACGGTTGCAAAGTTGAAAAATATCAGCAAGCGAGGAATTCGACTTTCGCTCAATCAAGACAAATACGAATACAAGGTTGAAAAAGTCAGAGGCGGAAAAACATATAAAATTAAACTGAGTTCACTCGAGGAAGAATATCAAATTAAATACATTAAAGAATATTATAACGATTTAACTTATGTAGATGGCGAAATTATAGAATTACAAAATTTAAATATTAAGCAGGAAAAATTAATCTCCCAAGTTCAAAAACAAAGAGCACTTGCAAAATACGATATAGTAATGTGCTGGCTTGAGTTTAGAAGAAGTTACAAAAAGAATAAAATTGAAAAAGCTAACTCCGACAAGAAATTCGTTGAACTATACAACACAGGAATTCTTCACGAAAACATTTTTAAAACCTTGGGTAGAATATCATTTGGCTCATTATACAGATGGCGGTCGCTGATTAAATTCAGTGATGATTGGACGGCTTTAGTCGGACAGTACAAATATTCAACAAGCAAAGAATACAACACATCATTAAATGAAGAACAAGTCAAAATATTTTTAAAAATACTTTTATCCCCTAATTCATTTTCTATAGGAAAATCCATAAGCCTCACAAAACATATATTGTCAGAGCGAGGCTATGAAATTCTACCAAAAGATGTAACTTTCAGAAGATACGCAGAGTGGTTCAGAGATGCAAATTACGACAAATGGATACTCGCCAGAGAAGGTCAAAAAGCACTAAAAGATAAAGTTGAACCCTATATCGTCCGAAACGCAAGCCTTTTAAAAACGGGGCAAGTTTTAATTGCCGATGGACACACACTGAATTTCCAAGTTATAAACCCATTCACAGGAAGACCTTGCCGAGCAACACTGCTCGGCTTTTTAGACTGGAAATCGGGAGGGCTTGTCGGCTACGATATAATGCTCGAAGAATGTACCCAAAATATTGCATCAGCACTTCGAAACGCAATATTGAATTTGGACCACGTTCCAGATTTTGTTTATCAGGATAACGGCAGAGCCTTTAAAAGCAAGTTTTTTAATGGGGACAAAAAGTTTGAAGAATTAGGATTTACAGGGATTTATCAAAAGTTAGGAATAAAACCTGTTTACGCTGTTCCTTACAACGCCAGAGCAAAAGTAATTGAAAGATTCTTCCTCGATTTTCAAGAGGGGTTTGAAAAACTTATGCCAAGTTATATAGGCACAAGCATCGAGAATAAACCTGCTTACATGAAAAGGAATGAAAAATTACACAGGGCACTGCACGAAAAGAACCATTTTATTCCGACTATTGAGCAGGCAATGGGGTTAATAAACGAATGGTTAAAGTATAAACACGCACAGCCCTGCACCAACGCTGAAGGTAAAACAATTCAAGAAGTGCTTGATGATGTGGAAAAGCAAAACATATGCGAGAAACAGCTTGATGATTTAATGTTGGCACAAGAGGTTAAACACATCGGCAGAAACGGTATCAGGTTCTTAAAAGCAGATTACTTCGATGAGGCTCTTTACGGAGTCAAGGGGCAAGCCATTATCAAATACAGTTTATCAAATTTGAGATATATAAAAGTTTATTCAATAAAAGGTGAATTTATCTGCCGAGCCGACAGGGTAACAGAAACCCATCCGCTCGCAGTACAGATGGGCGATATCAATGACATTGAAGATTTTAAACACAAAATCGAAAAGCAACAAAAGCTTAGAAGAAAAACTATAAAAGCAGTCAAAGAACATTTCAAACTTGATGACCTTGAACTTATCGAAAAGGAATTGGTTAATAAAATGCTTATTAAGGATAATTTAAACTTGCCTAAAAAAGTTGCAACGGAAACAAAATTAATCCCAAAAGTAAAAACTTCAATTGTTGCTCGCCCGATATTTAAATCAAATTTTGAAAGATACGATTGGCATATGAAATACGGTTGTATATCGCAGGACGACAGAACTTGGCTTGCTAGCTATATAAAATCAGAAGAGTACAAAGAAATATATGAAATATAA
- a CDS encoding HipA domain-containing protein, producing MADKKVFVYINIKGEDFFVGEMWSHFKNGKETSTFEYANEWLARKESFSLEPNLFLGKGKQTTRQGIKIFGAFGDSAPDTWGRILMRRYESKLAKEEGRASKTLNEIDYLLGVNDLTRQGALRFKDAASGEFLTTKNADPIPPLVDIKKLLAAAENIENDNENFEDIKLLLAPGSSLGGARPKASVIDKQGNLCIAKFPKSSDTHNLVLWEAVALTLAKKAGLNTQEWNLEKISNKDVIIMKRFDRIGQIRIPFLSAMSMLNAIDNDERHYSYLEIADVIRMNGSNPKADLKELWKRIVFSIMISNTDDHLRNHGFLYDSEMGWRLSPVYDINPNPQSAGTLTTFISENDNSANIDSALDVAYYFDIKDDEANAIVKEMQVLVNDWENIAKSFGIKRSEIEQMRNAFKFSD from the coding sequence ATGGCTGATAAAAAAGTATTTGTATATATAAATATAAAAGGCGAAGATTTTTTCGTTGGCGAAATGTGGTCCCATTTTAAGAATGGCAAAGAAACGTCTACATTTGAATATGCAAATGAATGGTTAGCCAGAAAAGAATCATTTTCTCTTGAGCCTAATTTGTTTTTAGGCAAAGGGAAACAAACCACAAGGCAAGGGATAAAAATATTCGGTGCATTTGGAGATTCTGCTCCTGATACTTGGGGGCGAATTTTAATGCGAAGATATGAGTCTAAACTTGCAAAAGAAGAAGGTCGCGCATCTAAAACACTAAATGAAATTGATTATTTACTTGGGGTAAATGATTTAACAAGACAAGGTGCTTTAAGATTTAAAGATGCTGCGAGTGGCGAATTTTTAACAACAAAAAATGCCGACCCGATACCGCCATTGGTTGATATAAAAAAATTATTGGCGGCGGCGGAGAATATTGAAAATGACAATGAAAATTTTGAGGACATAAAACTTTTGCTTGCACCGGGTTCTTCTTTAGGTGGGGCAAGACCTAAAGCATCAGTTATTGATAAGCAAGGGAATCTTTGCATTGCGAAATTCCCCAAAAGCAGCGACACTCACAATTTAGTTTTATGGGAGGCAGTTGCACTAACTTTGGCAAAAAAGGCAGGGCTCAATACTCAAGAATGGAACTTAGAAAAAATCAGTAATAAAGACGTGATAATAATGAAAAGATTCGATAGAATCGGACAGATAAGAATCCCGTTCTTATCAGCTATGAGCATGTTAAATGCAATTGATAATGACGAAAGACATTATAGCTATTTGGAGATTGCAGATGTAATAAGAATGAATGGTTCTAATCCAAAAGCAGACTTAAAAGAATTATGGAAGAGAATAGTCTTTTCTATAATGATTTCAAATACTGACGATCACTTGAGAAATCACGGGTTTTTATATGACTCAGAAATGGGATGGAGGTTGTCCCCTGTTTATGACATCAACCCTAATCCTCAAAGTGCCGGGACTTTAACAACATTTATTTCAGAAAATGATAATTCTGCAAATATCGATTCCGCACTTGATGTTGCTTATTATTTTGATATAAAAGATGATGAAGCAAATGCGATTGTAAAAGAAATGCAGGTTCTAGTAAACGATTGGGAAAACATTGCAAAGTCATTTGGCATAAAGCGTTCTGAAATAGAACAAATGCGAAATGCTTTTAAATTCTCCGATTAA
- a CDS encoding helix-turn-helix domain-containing protein — MIIKKVEDIAQIIKEARIKQDLTQVKLAQLCGVGTRFIIDLEKAKPTCQIDKILKVVVGLGIKLSGE; from the coding sequence ATGATTATAAAAAAAGTTGAAGATATTGCACAAATTATCAAAGAAGCAAGAATTAAGCAAGATTTAACACAAGTAAAATTGGCACAGCTCTGCGGTGTTGGAACACGTTTTATAATCGATTTAGAAAAGGCAAAACCGACTTGTCAGATAGATAAAATATTAAAAGTAGTAGTCGGGCTTGGAATAAAATTAAGTGGCGAATAA